The following are encoded together in the Bradyrhizobium genosp. L genome:
- a CDS encoding tlde1 domain-containing protein, whose amino-acid sequence MLGCAWTIYANIFAASVYPSVNNAPYEAPVVKRAAAVAARPTPAFNEVFASLTPPPSAPAKSETVKAEIAKSDAPSPSIMFNERFAAAAPDGVPSNVVVADAAPSTDVLKVAAAPKIVDAPKAVTTVKLAEASKALPAPKSVENARKEAAANLQVALADPNAAVETKVSEKAVAKAAAKSGGVTVRDMAARAKAAVMSIASNERQTMVEKLWGKRESNGGLLSFASADANVTGSIPSTLDQDPTLGGSPPYDRQTAVYDVAAHTVYLPDGTRLEAHSGLGSRLDDPRSSHMKMVGVTPPHIYELKPREALFHGVPALRLNPIGGEGKIFNRVGLLAHTFMLGPNGDSNGCVSFKDYYAFLDAYRNKGIRRLAVLARVQ is encoded by the coding sequence GTGCTGGGCTGTGCCTGGACGATCTACGCCAACATCTTTGCGGCGAGCGTCTATCCGTCGGTGAACAACGCCCCGTATGAAGCGCCCGTGGTGAAGCGCGCGGCCGCGGTCGCAGCGCGGCCGACGCCGGCATTCAACGAGGTGTTCGCCTCGCTGACGCCTCCGCCGTCGGCGCCCGCCAAGTCGGAGACCGTCAAGGCCGAGATCGCGAAGTCGGACGCGCCGTCGCCGTCGATTATGTTTAACGAAAGGTTTGCCGCGGCGGCGCCCGACGGCGTGCCGTCCAATGTCGTCGTCGCCGATGCGGCACCGTCGACGGACGTGCTCAAGGTGGCGGCTGCGCCGAAGATCGTTGACGCACCGAAGGCCGTGACCACGGTCAAGCTCGCCGAAGCCTCGAAGGCGCTGCCGGCGCCGAAGTCGGTCGAGAATGCCAGGAAGGAAGCCGCGGCCAATCTGCAGGTCGCGCTCGCCGATCCCAATGCCGCGGTCGAGACCAAGGTTTCGGAAAAAGCTGTTGCGAAGGCGGCCGCGAAATCCGGCGGTGTGACCGTGCGCGACATGGCCGCGCGCGCCAAGGCCGCGGTGATGTCGATCGCGTCGAACGAACGGCAGACCATGGTCGAGAAGCTGTGGGGCAAGCGCGAGTCGAACGGCGGACTGCTGTCGTTCGCGTCCGCCGACGCCAACGTCACCGGCAGCATTCCGTCCACGCTGGACCAGGATCCGACGCTGGGCGGTTCGCCGCCCTATGATCGTCAGACCGCGGTCTACGACGTCGCGGCGCACACCGTGTACCTGCCTGACGGCACGCGGCTCGAGGCGCATTCCGGCCTCGGCTCCCGGCTCGACGATCCGCGTTCCTCGCACATGAAAATGGTCGGCGTCACACCGCCGCACATCTACGAGCTGAAGCCGCGCGAAGCCCTGTTCCACGGCGTACCGGCGTTGCGTCTCAACCCGATCGGCGGCGAGGGCAAGATCTTCAACCGCGTCGGTCTGCTCGCGCACACCTTCATGCTCGGTCCGAACGGCGACTCCAACGGGTGCGTCTCGTTCAAGGATTACTACGCCTTCCTCGACGCCTACCGCAACAAGGGCATCCGCCGCCTCGCGGTGCTGGCGCGCGTTCAGTAG
- a CDS encoding AMP nucleosidase yields the protein MSPTPPLETPPSITTEAFVDAAAAVGRLEEIYERNTGFLRNRFEAYVNGVPFTTRVRAHYPFVRITTSSHARLDSRLAYGFVAGPGIHATSITRPDIFRTYLTEQIGLLIKNHGVAVEIGESNEPIPIHFAYRRDINIEAALTIADSSAFTRSLRDVFDTPDLAAMDDAIADGTFALAPGTPEPLALFRAARIDYSLRRLYHYTGTDPEHFQNFVIFTNYQFYVDAFAQLAQQRLAAGEPDIEAFVAPGNLITRNARLGGGTSGTVSNRVPQMPAFHLVEPGYRGITLINIGIGPSNARNITDHVAVLRPHAWLMIGHCAGLRNTQRLGDYVLAHGYVREDHVLDHELPLWVPIPALAEMQVALEEAVDEVTGLSGFELKRLMRTGTVASVDNRNWEISGPQVIRRMSQSRAIALDMESATIAANGYRFRVPYGTLLCVSDKPLHGEIKLAGMASEFYRQRVGQHLQIGLKALERLKQQESERLHSRKLRSFAEVAFQ from the coding sequence ATGTCTCCAACGCCTCCCCTCGAAACTCCGCCGTCGATCACGACAGAGGCGTTCGTCGATGCCGCTGCGGCGGTCGGCCGCCTCGAAGAAATCTACGAGCGCAATACCGGCTTCCTGCGCAATCGGTTCGAGGCCTATGTCAACGGCGTTCCGTTCACGACGCGGGTGCGCGCGCATTATCCGTTCGTGCGCATCACGACCTCGTCGCATGCGCGGCTGGATTCGCGTCTTGCCTACGGGTTCGTCGCCGGCCCCGGCATCCATGCGACCAGCATCACGCGGCCCGACATCTTCCGGACCTATCTCACCGAGCAGATCGGCCTCCTGATCAAGAACCATGGCGTCGCGGTCGAGATCGGCGAATCGAACGAACCGATCCCAATTCATTTCGCCTATCGGCGCGACATCAACATCGAAGCGGCGCTGACCATCGCCGACAGCTCGGCCTTCACGCGATCGCTGCGCGACGTTTTCGATACGCCGGACCTTGCCGCGATGGACGACGCGATCGCGGACGGGACCTTCGCGCTTGCGCCCGGCACGCCGGAGCCGCTCGCGCTGTTCCGCGCCGCGCGGATCGATTACTCGCTGCGCCGGCTCTATCACTACACCGGCACCGATCCGGAGCACTTCCAGAATTTCGTGATCTTCACCAACTATCAGTTCTATGTCGACGCCTTCGCGCAACTCGCCCAGCAGCGCCTCGCAGCGGGCGAGCCCGATATCGAAGCGTTCGTCGCGCCCGGCAATCTGATCACGCGCAATGCGCGGCTCGGCGGCGGCACCAGCGGGACCGTATCCAATCGCGTGCCGCAGATGCCGGCCTTCCATCTCGTCGAGCCCGGCTATCGCGGCATCACCCTGATCAACATCGGCATCGGTCCGTCGAACGCGCGCAACATCACCGATCACGTCGCGGTGCTGCGGCCGCATGCCTGGCTGATGATCGGGCACTGCGCAGGCCTGCGCAACACGCAGCGGCTCGGCGACTACGTGCTCGCCCACGGCTATGTCCGCGAGGATCACGTGCTCGATCACGAGCTGCCGCTCTGGGTCCCGATCCCCGCGCTGGCCGAGATGCAGGTCGCGCTCGAAGAGGCAGTCGACGAGGTCACGGGATTGTCGGGCTTCGAGCTCAAGCGCCTGATGCGCACGGGCACGGTGGCCAGTGTCGACAACCGCAATTGGGAGATCAGCGGGCCGCAGGTGATCCGGCGGATGTCGCAGTCGCGCGCGATCGCGCTCGACATGGAATCGGCGACGATCGCCGCCAACGGCTATCGCTTCCGCGTGCCCTACGGCACGCTGCTCTGCGTCTCCGACAAGCCGCTGCACGGCGAGATCAAGCTCGCCGGCATGGCGAGCGAGTTCTACCGCCAGCGCGTCGGCCAGCATCTTCAGATCGGGTTGAAGGCGCTGGAGCGGCTCAAGCAGCAGGAATCCGAGCGTCTGCATTCGCGCAAGCTCAGGAGCTTTGCCGAGGTCGCGTTCCAGTAG
- the groL gene encoding chaperonin GroEL (60 kDa chaperone family; promotes refolding of misfolded polypeptides especially under stressful conditions; forms two stacked rings of heptamers to form a barrel-shaped 14mer; ends can be capped by GroES; misfolded proteins enter the barrel where they are refolded when GroES binds) → MAAKEVKFSVDARDKMLRGVDILANAVKVTLGPKGRNVVLEKSFGAPRITKDGVTVAKEIELEDKFENMGAQMVREVASKSADAAGDGTTTATVLAQAIVREGAKSVAAGMNPMDLKRGIDLAVEAVVADLVKNSKKVTSNDEIAQVGTISANGDAEIGKFLADAMKKVGNEGVITVEEAKSLETELDVVEGMQFDRGYISPYFVTNADKMRVEMDDAYILINEKKLSSLNELLPLLEAVVQTGKPLVIVAEDVEGEALATLVVNRLRGGLKVAAVKAPGFGDRRKAMLQDIAILTGGQAISEDLGIKLENVTLQMLGRAKKVMIDKENTTIVNGAGKKADIDARVAQIKAQIEETTSDYDREKLQERLAKLAGGVAVIRVGGATEVEVKERKDRVDDAMHATRAAVEEGIVPGGGVALLRASEALKGLRTKNDDQKTGVEIVRKALSSPARQIAINAGEDGSVIVGKILENKAYAYGFDSQTGDYADLVKKGIIDPTKVVRTAIQNAASVAALLITTEAMVAELPKKNAGGPAMPPGGGMGGMDF, encoded by the coding sequence ATGGCAGCTAAAGAAGTCAAATTCTCGGTCGATGCGCGCGACAAGATGCTGCGCGGCGTCGATATCCTCGCCAACGCGGTGAAGGTCACCCTCGGTCCGAAGGGCCGCAACGTCGTGCTCGAGAAGTCGTTCGGCGCTCCCCGCATCACCAAGGACGGCGTCACCGTCGCCAAGGAGATCGAGCTCGAGGACAAGTTCGAGAACATGGGCGCCCAGATGGTGCGCGAAGTGGCCTCCAAGTCGGCTGACGCGGCCGGCGACGGCACCACCACCGCGACCGTGCTCGCCCAGGCGATCGTGCGTGAAGGCGCCAAGTCGGTTGCCGCCGGCATGAACCCGATGGACCTCAAGCGCGGTATCGACCTGGCGGTGGAAGCCGTCGTCGCCGATCTCGTGAAGAACTCCAAGAAGGTCACCTCGAACGACGAGATCGCCCAGGTCGGCACCATCTCGGCCAACGGCGATGCCGAAATCGGCAAGTTCCTCGCCGATGCCATGAAGAAGGTCGGCAACGAGGGCGTGATCACGGTCGAGGAAGCCAAGTCGCTCGAGACCGAGCTCGACGTCGTCGAGGGCATGCAGTTCGATCGCGGCTACATCTCGCCCTACTTCGTCACCAACGCCGACAAGATGCGCGTTGAAATGGACGACGCCTACATCCTGATCAACGAGAAGAAGCTCTCCTCGCTGAACGAGCTGCTGCCGCTGCTCGAGGCCGTGGTGCAGACCGGCAAGCCGCTGGTCATCGTCGCCGAGGACGTCGAAGGCGAAGCGCTCGCCACCCTCGTCGTCAACCGCCTGCGTGGCGGCCTGAAGGTCGCGGCCGTCAAGGCTCCGGGCTTCGGCGATCGCCGCAAGGCCATGCTGCAGGACATCGCGATCCTGACCGGCGGCCAGGCCATCTCGGAAGACCTCGGCATCAAGCTCGAGAACGTCACGCTGCAGATGCTCGGTCGCGCCAAGAAGGTGATGATCGACAAGGAGAACACCACGATCGTCAACGGCGCCGGCAAGAAGGCCGACATCGACGCTCGCGTCGCCCAGATCAAGGCGCAGATCGAGGAGACCACCTCGGACTACGACCGTGAGAAGCTGCAGGAGCGTCTCGCCAAGCTCGCGGGCGGCGTCGCGGTGATCCGCGTCGGCGGCGCGACCGAGGTCGAGGTGAAGGAGCGCAAGGATCGCGTTGATGACGCGATGCATGCGACCCGCGCGGCGGTCGAGGAAGGCATCGTCCCGGGCGGCGGCGTCGCCCTGCTTCGTGCCTCCGAGGCGCTCAAGGGCCTGCGCACCAAGAACGACGACCAGAAGACCGGCGTCGAGATCGTGCGCAAGGCGCTGTCGTCTCCGGCTCGCCAGATCGCGATCAACGCCGGTGAAGACGGCTCGGTGATCGTCGGCAAGATCCTGGAGAACAAGGCCTACGCTTACGGCTTCGACTCCCAGACCGGCGACTACGCGGACCTCGTCAAGAAGGGCATCATCGACCCGACCAAGGTCGTGCGCACCGCGATCCAGAACGCAGCCTCGGTTGCCGCGCTTCTGATCACCACGGAAGCGATGGTCGCCGAGCTGCCGAAGAAGAACGCCGGCGGCCCCGCGATGCCTCCGGGCGGCGGCATGGGCGGCATGGACTTCTAA
- the adh gene encoding aldehyde dehydrogenase → MNKVDMQSVLKAPFAKRYGNYIGGEWREPHSGKYFENVSPVTGLSICEIPRSDAADIEAALDAAHAAKDAWGKTSVAERSLILNRIADRMEANLEKLATAETWDNGKPIRETMAADMPLAIDHFRYFASAIRGQEGSISEIDHDTVAYHFHEPLGVVGQIIPWNFPILMATWKLAPALAAGNCVVIKPAEQTPASIMTLLELIGDLLPKGVLNVVNGFGLEAGKPLASSNRIAKIAFTGETTTGRLIMQYASQNLIPVTLELGGKSPNIFFKDVCAEDDDFFDKAIEGFVMFALNQGEVCTCPSRALIHESIYDRFMERALKRVAAITQGSPLDPSTMIGAQASSEQLEKILSYIDIGKKEGAKVLAGGERNNLGGGLSGGYYVKPTVFEGNNKMRVFQEEIFGPVVSVTTFKTDEEALSIANDTLYGLGAGVWSRDANRCYRFGRAIQAGRVWTNCYHAYPAHAAFGGYKQSGVGRENHKMMLDHYQQTKNMLVSYSAKKLGFF, encoded by the coding sequence ATGAACAAGGTCGACATGCAGTCCGTGCTGAAGGCGCCCTTTGCGAAGCGCTATGGCAATTACATTGGCGGCGAATGGCGGGAGCCGCACTCAGGCAAGTATTTCGAAAACGTCTCGCCGGTCACCGGGCTTTCGATCTGCGAGATTCCGCGCTCCGATGCGGCCGATATCGAGGCGGCGCTCGACGCGGCGCATGCGGCCAAGGACGCCTGGGGCAAGACCAGCGTTGCCGAGCGCTCTCTGATCCTCAACAGGATCGCCGACCGGATGGAGGCCAATCTCGAAAAGCTCGCCACCGCCGAGACCTGGGACAACGGCAAGCCGATCCGCGAGACCATGGCCGCCGACATGCCGCTCGCGATCGATCACTTCCGCTATTTCGCCAGCGCGATCCGCGGACAGGAAGGCTCGATCTCGGAGATCGACCACGACACCGTCGCCTATCACTTCCACGAGCCGCTCGGCGTCGTCGGCCAGATCATTCCCTGGAATTTCCCGATCCTGATGGCGACCTGGAAGCTTGCGCCGGCGCTCGCCGCCGGCAACTGCGTGGTGATCAAGCCGGCCGAGCAGACCCCGGCGTCGATCATGACGTTGCTCGAACTGATCGGCGATCTCCTGCCCAAGGGCGTGCTGAACGTCGTCAACGGCTTTGGCCTCGAGGCCGGCAAGCCGCTGGCCTCCTCGAACCGGATCGCCAAGATCGCCTTCACCGGCGAGACCACGACGGGCCGGCTGATCATGCAGTACGCCTCGCAGAACCTGATCCCGGTGACGCTCGAGCTCGGCGGCAAATCGCCCAACATCTTCTTCAAGGATGTCTGCGCGGAAGACGACGATTTCTTCGACAAGGCGATCGAGGGCTTCGTGATGTTCGCGCTCAACCAGGGCGAGGTCTGCACCTGCCCGAGCCGTGCGCTGATCCATGAATCGATCTACGACCGCTTCATGGAACGCGCGCTGAAGCGCGTCGCCGCGATCACGCAGGGCAGCCCGCTCGATCCGTCCACGATGATCGGAGCGCAGGCATCTTCCGAGCAGCTCGAGAAGATCCTCTCCTATATCGACATCGGCAAGAAGGAGGGCGCCAAGGTGCTGGCCGGCGGCGAGCGCAACAATCTCGGCGGCGGACTGTCGGGCGGCTACTACGTCAAGCCGACCGTGTTCGAGGGCAACAACAAGATGCGCGTGTTCCAGGAGGAGATCTTCGGGCCGGTGGTGTCCGTGACCACCTTCAAGACCGACGAGGAGGCGCTCTCGATCGCCAACGACACCCTCTACGGCCTCGGTGCCGGCGTCTGGAGCCGCGACGCCAATCGTTGCTACCGCTTCGGTCGCGCCATCCAGGCCGGCCGGGTCTGGACCAACTGCTACCATGCCTATCCGGCGCACGCGGCGTTCGGCGGCTACAAGCAATCCGGCGTCGGCCGCGAGAACCACAAGATGATGCTCGACCATTACCAGCAGACCAAGAACATGCTGGTGAGCTACAGCGCGAAGAAGCTCGGCTTCTTCTGA
- a CDS encoding DUF779 domain-containing protein produces MADKVTATPAALALIAEIVADHGPVLFHQSGGCCDGSSPMCYPQGDFIIGDYDVKLGEIGGAPFYISGSQYDVWKHTDLIIDVIPGRGGMFSLDNGRERRFLTRSEMCALPPREAE; encoded by the coding sequence ATGGCAGACAAGGTGACCGCGACGCCGGCTGCACTCGCGCTGATTGCCGAGATCGTGGCCGATCATGGGCCGGTGCTGTTCCACCAATCCGGCGGCTGCTGCGACGGTTCGTCGCCGATGTGCTATCCGCAGGGCGACTTCATCATCGGCGACTACGACGTCAAGCTCGGCGAGATCGGCGGCGCGCCGTTCTATATCAGCGGCTCGCAATATGACGTGTGGAAGCACACCGACCTGATCATCGACGTCATACCCGGCCGCGGCGGCATGTTCTCGCTCGACAATGGCCGTGAACGCAGGTTCCTGACCCGGTCCGAGATGTGCGCGCTGCCGCCGCGCGAGGCGGAATAG
- a CDS encoding helix-turn-helix domain-containing protein has product MSRSPGVVHTDKVLDVLAGGGAPSELSASWRRSGHLHALDPASRSPSHRLLQAEIAAAQQRLGELLNVARVTLDRLFLSVGGVGCSVLLADRDGVVVDRRGAHADDATFDRWGLWTGAVWSEKYEGTNGIGTCIVEKRPLSIDREQHFFTRNSGLFCTTAPIFDEHGELAAALDVSSCRADLTIGFSRLIATTVTDAARAIEAENFRRAFPDARILLTPRSERAVNSLLAVDRDDLVIGATRAARRALGLNAAALARPLPAADLIGETSSDGGLVAAERAVLQRALARAGGNVSKAAKDLDMSRATLHRKLKQLGLHR; this is encoded by the coding sequence ATGAGCCGGTCGCCGGGCGTGGTGCACACGGACAAGGTTCTCGATGTGCTTGCCGGAGGCGGGGCGCCTTCGGAGCTGTCGGCGTCGTGGCGTCGGTCCGGTCATTTGCACGCGCTCGATCCCGCCAGCCGCTCGCCGTCCCATCGTCTGCTCCAGGCCGAGATCGCCGCTGCGCAGCAGCGGCTCGGCGAACTGTTGAACGTCGCCCGCGTGACGCTCGACCGGCTGTTCCTTTCCGTCGGCGGGGTCGGCTGTTCGGTCTTGCTCGCGGACAGAGACGGCGTCGTCGTCGACCGGCGCGGCGCGCATGCCGACGACGCGACCTTCGACCGATGGGGTCTGTGGACCGGCGCCGTCTGGAGCGAGAAGTACGAGGGCACCAACGGGATCGGCACCTGCATCGTCGAGAAGCGGCCGCTCTCGATCGATCGCGAGCAGCACTTCTTCACCCGCAATTCCGGGCTGTTCTGCACCACCGCGCCGATCTTCGACGAGCATGGCGAACTGGCCGCCGCGCTTGACGTCTCCTCCTGCCGCGCCGACCTTACGATCGGATTCTCCCGCCTGATCGCGACCACCGTCACCGACGCCGCTCGGGCGATCGAAGCTGAGAATTTCCGCCGCGCGTTTCCCGATGCGCGGATCCTGCTGACGCCGCGAAGCGAACGCGCGGTCAATTCGCTGCTCGCGGTCGACCGCGACGACCTCGTGATCGGCGCCACGCGGGCGGCGCGCCGCGCGCTCGGGCTCAACGCGGCGGCGTTGGCGCGGCCGCTGCCGGCGGCCGATCTGATCGGCGAGACCAGCAGCGACGGCGGCCTGGTCGCCGCGGAACGTGCCGTGCTGCAACGCGCGCTGGCGCGGGCAGGCGGCAACGTATCCAAGGCCGCCAAGGATCTCGACATGTCCCGCGCCACCTTGCATCGCAAGCTGAAGCAGCTCGGCCTGCACCGGTAG
- a CDS encoding GIY-YIG nuclease family protein, producing the protein MAYYVYLLASDKNGTLYLGVTNDIVRRVYQHKTKAVAGFTKRYAVDKLVWFEIYDDALTAIAREKELKKWRRDWKIKLIEEKNPQWIDLYPQIAAGHIG; encoded by the coding sequence ATGGCCTATTACGTCTACCTCCTCGCGAGCGACAAGAACGGCACGCTCTATCTCGGCGTGACGAACGACATCGTGCGTCGTGTGTACCAACACAAGACCAAGGCGGTCGCCGGCTTTACCAAGCGATATGCCGTCGACAAGCTCGTCTGGTTCGAGATTTACGACGACGCCCTCACTGCGATCGCGCGCGAGAAAGAGCTTAAGAAGTGGCGGCGCGATTGGAAGATCAAATTGATCGAAGAGAAGAATCCGCAGTGGATCGATTTGTATCCGCAGATCGCCGCCGGACACATTGGATGA